The genomic segment CTAAACCGAGACAGCataacacagcagcagcagcatcagcatactCAACACAACCCcaatcaaacgaaaaacaagcgCTCTAGCGCCGCGTCTGCATCGAAGTCCGCCGAGTAGCGGGAAGATAACGTCGCGCGAGATGGGACAACCAGTGCGATCGATGGAGGGTGGCCGGGCCGGCCGCTGGTTCATACTGCTCGTTGCCACACTCTGTTCCCTGCCCATCCACAGTGACAGTCAGGTCCTTTACGGTAAGTACGAACGTTGGAGTTcttggtaaaaaaaaggagttAGTAAGCCAGCGCTTTCGGTTTTGCGCTGGTAGAAAAGGGGCTGGTAGTTAgacgactgcgactgcgatTAAGGCGATTCAACGATAACCCCTGGTGGCTCTGGTGCTCTCGTCTGGCCCTGGTGCCTGATGCACACGCAGTACGCAATCGCATTCAGCACGCATACGCGTTCATATGTACcacacacacaaatgcacattGCACATGTGCTTGTACTCATTGATGGCACTAATCGGTTTgttctttatttatttcattttttgtggtTCTCTACTGTGTTAGAGGGCGATGCATGCGTGCTGCGCGACGGTACGGCGGGTGTCTGCACCGAGTCGACCGAGTGCCCGTGGTTCCTCGAGACGATCGTTAAGAACAAGCGGTTCGCGGACCGCGTCAGCTGCGGGTTCGATGGGCTGAACGAGGTGATCTGCTGCAAGCAGGACCGGGCTCAGGTGACTGGCGTGCGGTCGCGGCTCGCCTGCACCAGCGTACCCGATTACGAGGCCCGGCTCACTTTCCACATTATCGACGGTGAGGAGGCGGAGGACGGCGAGTTCCCGTTCATGGCGGCCCTCGGTTACCCCTCCGATGAGCCGGTCGTCAATGTGAGCTACCGGTGCGGTGCCAGCCTGATCTCGCCCGACTTCCTGCTCACCGCCGCCCACTGTATCCCGATGAGCGACCGGCCGACGGTGGCGATACTCGGCACGAACAACCTGGCCCCAGGTAACCACGGTACCGTGATCCGGTTGAAGGCCTTTTTCCCGCACCCGGAGTATCGTTCGAACCGGAACTACCACGATATCGCGCTGGTGCAGCTGGATCGACCGATCGAGAACGAGCCGGACGTCAACCCGATCTGTCTGCACGACGATCGGCAGGATCTGCCGGAGGACACGGTACTGTCGGCCGAGGGTTACGGCATTATCGATCTCGACCGTACGTACGACTCCTGCTGCCCTTCTACGATTCTCGGTTATTGTCTTTTATCATcttcccatttttcttcttttacttaCAGGCAACCAACGATCCAACCAGCTGATGAAGGTGAACCTGACGACGGTGGC from the Anopheles aquasalis chromosome X, idAnoAquaMG_Q_19, whole genome shotgun sequence genome contains:
- the LOC126572499 gene encoding serine protease persephone-like; protein product: MGQPVRSMEGGRAGRWFILLVATLCSLPIHSDSQVLYEGDACVLRDGTAGVCTESTECPWFLETIVKNKRFADRVSCGFDGLNEVICCKQDRAQVTGVRSRLACTSVPDYEARLTFHIIDGEEAEDGEFPFMAALGYPSDEPVVNVSYRCGASLISPDFLLTAAHCIPMSDRPTVAILGTNNLAPGNHGTVIRLKAFFPHPEYRSNRNYHDIALVQLDRPIENEPDVNPICLHDDRQDLPEDTVLSAEGYGIIDLDRNQRSNQLMKVNLTTVAWHKCNQSFADANLLKNNRKLPQGIVETQYCATGVENNVTKMVGDTCQGDSGGPLQVLIDKKYRLVGVTSFGNGCGSNTPSVSTRVAAYIDWIESIVWA